The Pseudomonas viciae genomic interval CTGAAGGATAACTTTCGCTTACAAACTCTGGCTAAAATGCCATCTCACCCGACGCCACCTCCCTTGCCGCTCGGCTGGCCGGGAGAAAGCAGCCTGTTCACTTCTGATTTGTGACGGATTCCGTGAAACTTATCTTTGCCACGATCTACCTTCTGTCCATTGGCTATGTGCACTTGCGTGGGCGCGTGCGGCACAAGTTCGGACGCCAGTTGAGTGATCACTCGTCGTTTCTCGCTCCGATCAACTGCTTGCTCTACCTGTGCTCGAGGTTTCCTAATAAAGCTTTCCTGAGCCCGGCGGATTTCCCGGACCTGAGCCCGTTGCAGACCCATTGGGAAGAAATCCGTGCCGAAGGCCAGCGCCTGCTGCAAGCGGGGGAGATCAAGCGTTCCAATCAGTACGATGACGTCGGCTTCAATTCGTTCTTCAAGACCGGTTGGAAGCGTTTTTACCTGAAGTGGTACGGCGACAGCCATCCTTCGGCCATGAAGCTCTGCCCGCGCACCACCGAGCTGGTGCAGGGCATCGGATCGATCAAGGCGGCAATGTTTGCCGAGTTGCCGCCAGGTTCGAAGTTGGTTCGTCACCGCGACCCGTATGCCGGGTCCTATCGTTATCACTTGGGCCTGGAAACGCCCAACGATGCTGGATGCTACATCAACGTTGATGGCGAGCATTACCATTGGCGTGATGGCGAGGCGGTGATATTCGACGAGACGTTCATTCATTACGCCGAGAACACCACCCCCCATAACCGCATTATTTTGTTCTGTGATGTGGAACGCCCCCTGAAGTTTCGCTGGGCCACAGCGTTCAACCGCTGGTTCAGTCGCACCGTCATGGCCGCCGCCGGTGCGCCCAATGACGCGGGTGACAGGACGGGGGGCTTGAATCGGGCGTTTTCCCGGCTCTACAAGATTCGTCTGCAAGGCAAGGAACTGAAGAAGCGCAACCGCAAGCTGTATTACTTGCAGAAATGGGCGTTCTTTGGTGGTTTGTTGGCAGTCTTCATCTGGATCTGAGCCCACACCCATTGTGCAGGCGCTGGCGAAGCCTGCGATCTTTTGATCTTGAGACTTTTACCAGCGACTCAATGGATTGGGACAAGATCACAACCCAGACGCTTGCCGACCTCGCCATCAACCCCGGGAGGTCTTTGTGGTTTTTTTAGCGGGGGCGGACTTGGTGCTCTTCGCCGGTTTTGCTGCGGGCTTGGCCGGCGACTTGCCTTTGCCGCCCAGGCTGCGCTTGAGCAGTTCGGTGAGGTCGATGACATCGGCGCTCTTGCGTTGCTCTTCGCCCGGGTCGGTTTCCACGGCTTCGAGTCGACCTTCCTTGGCCTTTTTCTCTACCAGTTCCATGATCTTGTCCTGGAAACTGTCGCGGTATTCTTCCGGAGACCAGTCGGCGCTCATGTCTTGCACCAGGCGCTTGGCCATCTCCAGCTCGCCCTTGGCCAGGGTCGGGTGGGTCACTTCATCGCCCAGTTCCAGGATGTCGAGTTCACGCACTTCTGCCGGCCAGCGCAGCATGACCAGGACCAGGGCCGATTCCAGGGGCATGAGGGCGGCCAGATGCTGGCGGGTGTGCAGCACAACCAGGGCCAGGGCCACCTTGTTGCTCTTGATCAGGGTTTCGCGCAGCAAGGCGTAGACCTTGCCGCCACGCTTGTCGGGGGCAAGAAAGTAGGGTGTGTCGATGTTTTGCAGTGGGATTTTCTCGCTGTCGACAAAGGAAAAGATATCGATGGTCTGTGTGGACTTCGGGTGGGCGGAGCGGATTTCCTCTTCGCTGAGCAGCACGTATTGGCCTTTCTGGTATTGGACGCCCTTGACGATGTCTTCCTTGGTGACTTCCTTGCCCGTGACCTTGTTGACCCGCTTGTAGCCCACCGGGTCCATGCTGCGCTTGTCCAACCAGTCGAAATCCACGCCCTGGGAGGCGGTGGCTGACACCAGCGCCACAGGAATGTGGACCAGTCCGAAGCTGATTGCGCCTTTCCAGATTGCCCGTGCCATGGTGCAGTTTTCCTTGCCGATGAGTGTCTCTCTGGTGACCTTGGGGCCTTGGGAAAAGTTTCCACCGCGCGCCGTCTGGCTCATGGCGGGAGCAAGCCCGCTCCCCTCTGTTTTGGAGACGCTTAGTTACATCTTCAGGAGGATCTTTTACTTAACAATGGCGAACCTGCGGCGTAGCGTGTTTTCGATATGCCTGAATCCATGAGGTGTTCCGATGAACAGGCTGATGCTCGCCATCATGACATTACTGCTGACCACCGCTGTTCAGGCTGCAACGCCTGACGCTGGCACCGTGCTCGTGGCTCAGAATCTGCCCGGCAACAACAACCCCTACAACAGCCCGACTCGCCGGGCCAATCCCAATAGCATGCAGGGCACCCGGCCCAACGTGCCGATGATTCACAACAACCCGACGATTGCCGTCCCTCGTCCACCCACCCTGGAAAACGGCGGAATCGGCAATGGCTACCCTCGTTCCGGCCAGCCTGCGGGTTCGCCACGACCTACCATCGAATCCCCAACCCTGCCCAGGAAAACCAACAACGGCGATCGCTAGGCGCTGAACCCTGGCTGTTTCTTTCCACTCCACAGAAGGACGTGTGCATGTTGCGTAAAACACTCTTGGCCACACTCGGCGCCAGCGTTGTTCTGAGCTTTGCTACTCCGGCCTCTGCCGTGCAAACCCAGCAAGTGAAAAGCGAGGAGGGCACCCTGGAGGTGACCACGGTGGTCAAGGGCCTGGAGCACCCTTGGGCGGTGGCGTTCCTGCCGGATCAGCAAGGCATGCTGGTCACGGAGCGATCCGGCAACCTGCGTCTGGTGAGCCCCGCGGGCCAGTTGTCGGCGCCGTTGAGTGGCGTCCCCAAGGTCTGGGCCAGGGGCCAGGGCGGCTTGCTGGATGTGGCGCTGTCACCGGATTTCAAACAGGACCGCACCGTTTACCTGTCCTATGCCGAGGCCGGTGAAGACGGCAAGGCCGGCACTGCTGTGGGCCGTGGGCAGTTGTCGCAAGACTTGAAGACGCTGAACGGCTTCGACGTGATCTTCCGTCAGCAACCCAAACTGTCCACGGGCAACCACTTTGGCTCGCGCCTGGTGTTCGACCGCGAGGGTTACCTGTTCATTACCCTGGGGGAAAACAACGACCGTCCGACGGCCCAGGACCTGGACAAATTGCAAGGCAAGATCGTGCGCCTCTACCCCGACGGCAAGGTGCCGGAGGATAACCCGTTTGTCGGCCAGGAAAACGTAAGACCCGAGATCTGGGCGTACGGCATTCGCAATCCTCAGGGTGCCGCCCTCAACCCCCGCAACGGTACGTTGTGGGAGAACGAACACGGGCCCAAGGGGGGCGATGAGCTGAACATCATCGAGCGTGGCAAGAATTACGGCTGGCCGCTGGCGACTCACGGCGACAACTACTCCGGCGCCCCGATTCCCGAAGCCCAGGGTAAAACGGTCGACGGCACCCTCGGCCCTTACCATGTATGGCAGGTCTCACCGGGGCTCAGCGGCATGGCGTTCTACGACAACGATCGCTTCAAGGCCTGGCAACACAACGTGTTCATCGGTGCGCTGGTTTCCAAGAACCTGATCCGCCTGCAATTCAAGGATGATAAGGTCGTACACGAAGAGCGTTTGCTCGGTGAACTCGATGAACGTATCCGTGACGTTCGCCAAGGGCCGGATGGTTACCTGTATGTGCTGACGGATGAAGGCGATGGGTCGTTGTATAAAGTTGGCCTGAAGTAACTTGTGGCGGAACTAGGCCAGCTGGGTATTTTGGATTGACTTGGCCCCCATCTCCCAGCTAACTTCCAACCATGACTTCCACCGTACTGCGCAGCCAGCCAAGCATTATTACCGCCATTCCTTATTTGGCGGGCTAGCTGACGACTGCACCCAACCCGCCCTAGAGGCGGGTTTTTTCTTTCTGTCTCCAGGGTTCTGCCCCAACCAGGAGACCGCCATGACCGCAACCCCCACCGACCAAGCCCTGCTGGAACACTACGTCAAAAAAATCCTCGCCGCGCCGGTCTACGAATTGGCCGTGCGCACGCCACTGCAAGCGGCCCCTGCGTTGTCCGAAGCCTTGGGCAACCTGATCCTGCTCAAGCGCGAAGATTTGCAGCCGACTTTTTCCTTCAAGATCCGCGGCGCCTACAACAGACTGGTCCAATTGACCCCCGAACAGCGGGCTCGTGGCGTCATCACCGCCTCGGCTGGCAATCATGCCCAGGGCGTGGCGCTGGCGGCGCGGGAGTTGGGGATCTCGGCCACGATCGTCATGCCCTTGACCAGCCCGCAATTGAAGGTGCTCGGCGTACGCAACCGGGGCGCCGAAGCGTTGCTGCACGGGGAGAGTTTTCCGTATGCCCTGGAGTACGCGCTGGACCTGGCCCGGCAGACCGGACGGGAATTCGTGTCGCCTTTCGATGATCCGGATGTGATCGCGGGGCAGGGCACCGTTGCCATGGAAATCCTGCGCCAGCACCCAGGCCGGCTGGATGCGATTTTTGTCCCGGTCGGCGGCGGTGGGCTGATCGCCGGAATTGCGGCGTATGTCAAATACCTGCGACCGGAAGTGCGCATCATTGGTGTCGAATCGCAACACTCCGCCTGTTTGCAGGCGGCGTTGGTGGCCGGGGAGCGGGTGACGCTGCCAAGTGTCGGAACCTTCGCCGATGGTGTGGCCGTGGCGCAGATCGGCGCCCATGGCTTCGAAATCTGCCGTTTCTGCGTCGATGAGGTCATGACCGTCAGCAACGACCAACTTTGCGCGGCGATCAAGGACATCTATGACGACACCCGCTCAATCACCGAACCCTCCGGCGCCCTCGCGGTGGCTGGCATCAAGCAGTACGTGGCCCGAACCGGGGCCCGAGGTCAAACCCTGGTGGCGATCGATTCCGGGGCCAATATCAACTTCGACAGTTTGCGTTATGTGGCCGAGCGTGCGGCGGAGGGCGTGATTTGAGTTTTTACTGCCTGTCACACTTTTTTTGAACGAGGCGACGGATGCCCGCTCCCCCTGCTGCAATAGGGTCTACTCTAGCTTTCGACAGGAGAAAAGCGATTGCAGCTTGCATGGTTTTTTTACCGTTACCTTGCATTCTGCACGACCGGTCCGGCGCCAGGCGAAGCTAAGTATTTGATTTGAGTCAAGCCAGGGCGTCGTGAGTTCAGGCATGTTATTTGCGGGATGATTCAGGAGTTCGCTTAATGGGGCTCATTTATTAGAAACGCCAAAAACGAACGACACGGTATTCGCAGTCCCAGTCCGCATGGAAGAAACGGACGAAAAGAATGCCGCCGTTGTGTACATGAATTGGCCGCCTCAACAGGAGAGAGTTGCCATGTTTTTATCTGCCCTCGAAATGCGAAATATCATTGAAAGCAGCTTGCTGCCCAAGCGCTCGCAATGCACCTTGTCACCCGATTTGTCGATGACCATCAAAATCTACGACGATCATGAAACCGACCGCGTGGCCTTGGTCAAAACGGGCATCGATGCTCAGAAACTCACGGGTTGCCGTGCAATCAACGACCTGATTGCCGAACTGCGCACCGAACTTGACCACAACCAGCACCACAATCCCGTCGGCAATCATTTTCATCAGTTACATCGGATGACCGGGCGTTAAACCACGCGCTCCGTTCAATCACATCAACGCCTGGCCCGGTCATTGTCCGAGCCGGGCGTTGTTTTGTTCGCAATTCGCGGGCTGGAGCCCTCAGCTCAATTGTTGCCGGTAAGGCAGGTCTGGCCCGGTCTTTGCGCAGGTCAGCGCTGCGGCGCGTATCGCGAAATCGAGCATGGCGCTGATCTGATCGCGGGTCAGGGTGTTCAGGCCTTCGACCGAATCCAATTGCTGTTCGGTGAGCCAGGTAATCAATGCGGCCTGGAAGGTGTCGCCCGCGCCCACAGTGTCGGCGATCTTTACCGAGCAGGCGGGCATCGTCCATGTGCCGTGGCGGCGACTGAACACCGTGGCGCCCTGGCCACCGCGGGTCAGGAACACCAGTTGGCAACGGTGCTGCAGCCAGCCATCAATCACTGCTTGCGGTTCAAGCTCGGGGTAGAGCAGGCTCAGGTCTTCGTCGCTCACCTTGATCAGGTCGGCATATTGCACCAGTGTTGCGATCCGCGAGCGCCACAGTTCGATATCTGGCTGCGGGTTGAGGCGCACGTTCGGATCGAGGCTGATCAGACGCTTGCCGCTCTCGCGCTGCACCAGGGCCAGCAGGGTGTCGGCAATCGGCTGGACCACCAGGGAGAACGAGCCGAAATGCAAGCCGCGCACCTCCGGGCCCAACGTCGGCAGGTGAGCCTGGCTCAATTGCCGGTCCGCGCAGCCTTCGCCGCGAAAGCTGTAGTGGGGCGAGCCGTTGGCGCCGACGGCGACCATCGCGAGGGTCGTCGGTGCGTCAAAGTCCATGAGGTATCGGGCGCTGACACCTTCGTTGAGCAGCACTTGCTGCAAGCGTCGGCCAAGGTAGTCGGTGGATAACCCGGCAAACAGTGCGGACTCGACGCCCAGGCGCCGCAACCCTACCGCCACATTGAACGGCGAACCGCCGGCAATGGCCTTGAAGTTCACTTGCGAGGCCGGACCACCCGTCTCGGTTTCACTGAAAAAATCAAATAGCGCTTCACCACACACCAAATACATAGTTTCCCGCTCTCAAAGGGTTGCGACGTGTTGTCGATACTGTTCATACGCTTGTTGGGAGGCCGCGACGTGCTCGGCGATGGGCCGGGTTTCACTGCCCAGGTCAAGCTTGACGCAGCGCTCGCACAGTTCGGCCAGGTGTTCTTGCGTGCCTGAATGGCACCATGCTGCCTGAATCGCCGCGCCCAGGGCAGCGGCCTCGCTCTGTTGGGTGCAGATGACCGTGGTATTCATGATATCGGCGACGATCTGCCGCCACACCGGGCTCTTCGAGCCGCCGCCGATCAGGCGGATACTCTGGGCCTCAAGCCCGTTGGCCCGCAGCAGGTCCAGGCCGTAGCGCAAGCCGAAGGTCGTGCCTTCGACCACGGCGCGGCACAGATTGGCCCGCGTCAGGTTGGTGGTCGTCAGGCCCAGCAGGCTGCCGGTGGCATGGGGCAGGGCGGGAACGCGCTCGCCGTTGAGAAACGGCAGCATGCACACGCCCTCGGCGCCAATCGGGGCCTGGGCCACCAGGGCGTTGAAGGCGGCGATGTCCAGCTCCAGCAACTCGCATATCGCCCCGGTGGCATTGGTCAGGTTCATGGTGCAAATCAGCGGCAGCCAGCCACCGCTGGAAGAGCAGAAGGTCGCCACCGAAGCCTCTGGGCTGACCGCAGGTTCTGCGGCATAGGCGTAGACCGTGCCGGAGGAGCCGAGGCTCATGGTGATCACGCCGGGCTGGATGTTACCGGTGCCGATGGCGCCCATCATGTTGTCGCCGCCACCGCTTGCCACCACCGCATCCGGGTTGATGCCCAGGTGCGCGGCGATGGCCGGGAGAATCCGGCCGACCGGCTGATGGGCCTCGATCAGTTCCGGCAACGCCGCTTGCAAGCGCCCGCTCGGGTCGATGTGCTGCAGCAACGCTACATCCCATTGGCGGGTGCGAACGTTGAAATAACCGGTGCCCGAGGCGTCGCCATATTCGCTGCAATGGCGGCCGGTCAGCCAATGATTCAGGAAGTCGTGGGGCAGCAGGATGCTGTTGATGCGGGCGAAAACCTCAGGATGCTGTTCGCGGGTCCACAACAGCTTGGATACCGTGTAACCGGGGGCGATGACTACACCGAGGCGTTCCAGGGAAGCGTTTTCTCCACCCAGGTGCGCCAGGAGTCGATCGTTTTCAGCGGTGGTTTCGGTGTCGCACCACAGTTTGGCCGGGCGCAGGACCCGGCCTTGCTCATCGAGCAAGACCAGGCCGTGCTGCTGGCCGGAGACGCCAATGCCGAGGATGGCCTGGCCATCGACCCCAGCGGCGGCCAGCGCCTGATGGGTCGCCTGGGTGAACGCGTCCAGCCATTGCTGGGTGTCTTGTTCACGGCATCCGTTGGGGCCGCTGATCATGCTGTGGGCCGCGGCACCCTGGCCCAGGACTTGACCGGTGGTGGTGTCCAGGACAAGCGCCTTGGTGCCTTGGGTGCCGCAGTCGATGCCTAGGAACAGTTGTTGGTTTGCCATAAAAATCCTTGGTCGTCAGATCAATATCCGCAAGAAATAGCCGCTCGGTCAAACAATGCTCAGGCAAACACAAAACCCGTGGCGATGGAGCTTGCTCCCTCGCCACAACGGCAGACCGCAGTTCAGTCCGAGTCAGCCAACACCCGCTCAAGCGTCCGTGTAACGCCGTGCTCGCGCAAGCTGTTGCAGCACCATTCGAATGCTGCCACGAACTCTGGCGAACGGGGGATGGCGGTGCCAAAGATTTCTTCCACTTCGAGCAACCGCTGGGTCACCAGCGCATCGTCAGCCACCAGCGCCTGGCAGAACGCCGCCCGTGGGTCCGGGATCGAATAGGTCAGACCATTCTCGTCCACGCCTTTGAGGTACACGGCCCAGGCCGCCACCACCAGCGCCGCGCGGCGGGTTTGGCCACCGTCGGCAATCAAGCGGTTGATCGTCGGCACGGTGAATTTCGGAAATTTCGACGAACCGTCCGAACACACCCGTTCCAACTGGTCGGCGATGGCCTGGTTGGAGAAACGCGCCACCAGGGTGTTCTTGTAGTCGGTCAGGTCGATGCCGGGTACCGGCGCCAGTTGCGGCGTTACATCCAGGTCCATGTAGGCGCGCATATAGCGCACGAACAGTGGGTCGTTCATGGTCTCGTGGACGAAACGATAGCCCTTGAGGAATCCCAGATACGTCAGCGCCAGGTGACTGCCGTTGAG includes:
- a CDS encoding DUF1652 domain-containing protein; the encoded protein is MFLSALEMRNIIESSLLPKRSQCTLSPDLSMTIKIYDDHETDRVALVKTGIDAQKLTGCRAINDLIAELRTELDHNQHHNPVGNHFHQLHRMTGR
- the ilvA gene encoding threonine ammonia-lyase, biosynthetic, whose translation is MTATPTDQALLEHYVKKILAAPVYELAVRTPLQAAPALSEALGNLILLKREDLQPTFSFKIRGAYNRLVQLTPEQRARGVITASAGNHAQGVALAARELGISATIVMPLTSPQLKVLGVRNRGAEALLHGESFPYALEYALDLARQTGREFVSPFDDPDVIAGQGTVAMEILRQHPGRLDAIFVPVGGGGLIAGIAAYVKYLRPEVRIIGVESQHSACLQAALVAGERVTLPSVGTFADGVAVAQIGAHGFEICRFCVDEVMTVSNDQLCAAIKDIYDDTRSITEPSGALAVAGIKQYVARTGARGQTLVAIDSGANINFDSLRYVAERAAEGVI
- a CDS encoding carbohydrate kinase family protein; the protein is MYLVCGEALFDFFSETETGGPASQVNFKAIAGGSPFNVAVGLRRLGVESALFAGLSTDYLGRRLQQVLLNEGVSARYLMDFDAPTTLAMVAVGANGSPHYSFRGEGCADRQLSQAHLPTLGPEVRGLHFGSFSLVVQPIADTLLALVQRESGKRLISLDPNVRLNPQPDIELWRSRIATLVQYADLIKVSDEDLSLLYPELEPQAVIDGWLQHRCQLVFLTRGGQGATVFSRRHGTWTMPACSVKIADTVGAGDTFQAALITWLTEQQLDSVEGLNTLTRDQISAMLDFAIRAAALTCAKTGPDLPYRQQLS
- a CDS encoding Ku protein, which produces MARAIWKGAISFGLVHIPVALVSATASQGVDFDWLDKRSMDPVGYKRVNKVTGKEVTKEDIVKGVQYQKGQYVLLSEEEIRSAHPKSTQTIDIFSFVDSEKIPLQNIDTPYFLAPDKRGGKVYALLRETLIKSNKVALALVVLHTRQHLAALMPLESALVLVMLRWPAEVRELDILELGDEVTHPTLAKGELEMAKRLVQDMSADWSPEEYRDSFQDKIMELVEKKAKEGRLEAVETDPGEEQRKSADVIDLTELLKRSLGGKGKSPAKPAAKPAKSTKSAPAKKTTKTSRG
- the lpxO gene encoding lipid A hydroxylase LpxO, coding for MKLIFATIYLLSIGYVHLRGRVRHKFGRQLSDHSSFLAPINCLLYLCSRFPNKAFLSPADFPDLSPLQTHWEEIRAEGQRLLQAGEIKRSNQYDDVGFNSFFKTGWKRFYLKWYGDSHPSAMKLCPRTTELVQGIGSIKAAMFAELPPGSKLVRHRDPYAGSYRYHLGLETPNDAGCYINVDGEHYHWRDGEAVIFDETFIHYAENTTPHNRIILFCDVERPLKFRWATAFNRWFSRTVMAAAGAPNDAGDRTGGLNRAFSRLYKIRLQGKELKKRNRKLYYLQKWAFFGGLLAVFIWI
- the xylB gene encoding xylulokinase; amino-acid sequence: MANQQLFLGIDCGTQGTKALVLDTTTGQVLGQGAAAHSMISGPNGCREQDTQQWLDAFTQATHQALAAAGVDGQAILGIGVSGQQHGLVLLDEQGRVLRPAKLWCDTETTAENDRLLAHLGGENASLERLGVVIAPGYTVSKLLWTREQHPEVFARINSILLPHDFLNHWLTGRHCSEYGDASGTGYFNVRTRQWDVALLQHIDPSGRLQAALPELIEAHQPVGRILPAIAAHLGINPDAVVASGGGDNMMGAIGTGNIQPGVITMSLGSSGTVYAYAAEPAVSPEASVATFCSSSGGWLPLICTMNLTNATGAICELLELDIAAFNALVAQAPIGAEGVCMLPFLNGERVPALPHATGSLLGLTTTNLTRANLCRAVVEGTTFGLRYGLDLLRANGLEAQSIRLIGGGSKSPVWRQIVADIMNTTVICTQQSEAAALGAAIQAAWCHSGTQEHLAELCERCVKLDLGSETRPIAEHVAASQQAYEQYRQHVATL
- a CDS encoding PQQ-dependent sugar dehydrogenase, translating into MLRKTLLATLGASVVLSFATPASAVQTQQVKSEEGTLEVTTVVKGLEHPWAVAFLPDQQGMLVTERSGNLRLVSPAGQLSAPLSGVPKVWARGQGGLLDVALSPDFKQDRTVYLSYAEAGEDGKAGTAVGRGQLSQDLKTLNGFDVIFRQQPKLSTGNHFGSRLVFDREGYLFITLGENNDRPTAQDLDKLQGKIVRLYPDGKVPEDNPFVGQENVRPEIWAYGIRNPQGAALNPRNGTLWENEHGPKGGDELNIIERGKNYGWPLATHGDNYSGAPIPEAQGKTVDGTLGPYHVWQVSPGLSGMAFYDNDRFKAWQHNVFIGALVSKNLIRLQFKDDKVVHEERLLGELDERIRDVRQGPDGYLYVLTDEGDGSLYKVGLK